The segment CCATAGTATGTGCTCGATCCAGCCTGACCTGATCCTGATATGCATCTATACGGACTCTAttgttttgcactgtgcttttcTCATCTTGTgtgacggtgtaaaatgtgtatccattgatATCGTACCCTTGCCATGTGTCAACATCCCAAGATGGACCCCTTGCCAACCTTTGTAATATCTCACTTGGGCCATCGGTCGACCGTGCTACACGATccttgaaccattcgttgaagCGAGCACCATGTTCTCTGTTGATCCAAATATCTGATCGACCAATATTGTCCTGTCGGACCTTCGCTAAatgctcctcaaagtatggggTTACTTCAGCCATATGTTGCAGCACTGCGAAATGAGCCTGCGCGTAGGAAGCTTGAGCGGGAACAATTCTTTTTCTGCCAGTTGTGCCGACACCTGCCAACCTTCCTTCGTGGCGAGACGTaggaactccgataggatcaGTCTCGGCCATGTAATCGATACAAAACTCAATGGCttcctcggtcgtgtaaccttcaatgatgctcccctctGGTTTTGCTCTGTTCCGAACGTAGGACTTCAGAAttcccatgtacctctcgaatgGCCACATTTCTCTCATAAAAGCTGGCccacatatttttgtttgcttcactaGGTGAACAGTGAGATGAACCATGATATCGAAGAAAACTAGTGGAAAATACATCTCCAAGTGACACAGGGTACTGACAATATCGGCCTGCAACCCATCTAGgtcttctggatctataatcTTCTGACcgattgcattgaagaaggcacaaagccgttggatcgtgtgacggacttgtggtggtagaatgcctcttatagcaactggcaagatctgtgtgattagcacgtggcaatcgtgagactttATTCCAACCAGCTTAAGATCCTCCAATTTAACGTACTTACTTATTCTCCTGCAATAGCCCGAAGGAACTTTAATATCTGCCAGACATGATAgcattgcgatcttctcatccttcgacaatgTGTGGCAAGCTGGTGGGAGGTACACTCTTCCTGTCTTCTCATCTGTAACAGGCTGAAGTTCACTGCGAATGTTCATCTCCTGTAGATCGAGACGCGcattcaacccgtcctttgtcttgcCAGGCATATTCAACAATAGCCCCAGCAAGCTATCGCACTCATTCTTCTCTACGTGCatcagatcaatgcaatgacggacctCAAGATCTTCCCAataaggtagccgccaaaatatggatttttttcttccacatcctcttcttgtcctccttgctacgttttcttttcttcccaaactcattagtAATGTCCTTCAccatattgtgtacctgatctCTAGACAAATCTGCAGGGGCAGACCCAAGTTCTTTCTTaccattgaaaattttcttctttcttctaaaggCGTGCCGTTGGGGCAGCCATCTCCTATGACCCATGTAaaccatttttcttgatttcttcagccacctaCTGCGTGTATGTTCCATACAGTTAGAGCATGCCTTATTTCCTTTCACGGTTTGTCCAGAAAGATTACCCAGCACGGGATAATCATAAATGGTGCAGAATAATAGAACTCGTAGtgtgaagttctcctgaccatatgcatcccaagtttccacaccctCTTTCCACAGAATCTCAAGTTCATCGATAACAGGCTCTAAGAACACATCGATGTCATTGCCAGGTTGTctcggaccttggattaacaagcacaacataatatatttccttgTGAAGCAcaaccatggcgggaggttaaAGTTCGCAAtgagaactggccaagtgctgtgagaaCTACTCATGTctccgaaaggattcatgccatctgtacacaaacatatcctcatgtttctagggttggcagcaaagtctttgtgctttcgatcgatattcctccattgaATCGAATCCGCAGGGTGTCTTAGCAaaccgtcattccttctctctgtggcatgccaacgtactaactttgcTTCATTGGGGTTGGCAAATATtatcttgaaacgatcaatgattggtagataccacacaaccttcgCCGGACCACCCCACTTTGACTTCTTTCCCTCGCCCGCGCtcttctttcgcttgtatcgagaagccttgcagacaggacaagcatctaagtccgcgtattgcttgtggtacaatatgcaatcGTTTGGACACGCGTGAATTCTCCGGACCTCTAACCATAGGGGACATAGAACCTGTTTTGCTTcatatgtcgtctcgggcaatgtgttctcctgAGGAAGCATGTCCTTCAGTATTCCCAAAAGTTCTATAAAACTCGTCTGACCATCCACTACTAGCCTTCAACTTCATTAGGTCTAATGTTGCTGATAATTTGGTGTGCTTTGGCTTGCATCCTGCGTATAGAGGAGTCTCCGAGTCACTGACCAACATGCTGAACTTCATAGAATCTCTCTCGTTCATAGCTGGGTCatcaacgtcacgtaacatgtcttgcagcataTCAAggtccacatcaaccatttcaccgcccaatggagatgggacaaacatgtcatgctcttcttcatctccttcttcatGATTGTCTGCACCACTTCCGTCTGCAGCTGCACCATCAGTACCCagatcttgctctccatgcATCACCCAACATGTGTATCTCTCCATGAATCCCCTGCGTATCAAGTGAGCGTGTACTTCCTTTTCATCTTCCCACAAAATCTCAGTCATGCAATCgctacatggacaacacatgtacttGTCGTTTCTTCTTATCCTATCCTCCTCTGCGGCTTTCATAAAACTTAATACGCCATCTCTATACTCCTTGTACTGACGCCTCAAGCCAGTCGTGTATATCCAACTTCGATCCATCGCTGAacaatgaacaaaatattagttAACATCTCATAACAtaagtactactaaattaataGGAAATGTTTAGTACCCTTTtacttacttttatgattttcctatttttgtttgcaaaaaaattacaaaaattcgCCCCCTTaaacctcccaccaaaatagtaaATAGTGGGATAAACTACAGACAACGGACTGCTGGTGTATATATAGTGTGCAAagtatatctcaatcgggccaaaaaAATGTCATCTCTAACGCGCGCACACTAATCTCTAACGAGCACAAATAGAAGCCCGACACCTATAAGAGTCATCGGTGATGGGCATTAAGGCCATCTCAATCGGACCTTctttggagcccgtcaccgatgacactcatctgtgacgggctcagtATTTGGGGCCGATTGAGATAGTGGAGGTCATCTTAATCGGGCCTAACTTcaagcccgtcatagatgagtgtcatcggtgacgggttATAGGAATATGCATCCCGACGATACGTATACAACGGCAAaaatttaggcccgattgagatgacttcgttCTGACGGCCCACGTTGTCCAGGCATGtgatgggccgtcacagatgagaggatctgtactagtgataTAACAATATGTGTTTCtaataaatagttttttttcattgttttattcATGATCCTACTTGCTTGAGAGATAAAGGACAGTGGAAGGTCGAACTAGAGGGACAATATAGGCTCTTGTCAATAAATTCAATAAACCCATAATTAATTTTGATAATCCATGCATGTCATATGATATATATTCCAAAGGAAATCTCGCTTTCTTTGGGAGAGTCCCTTGAATCCATGTGTCGACTTACTTCCAAATTAGATTTGTGACATAGACCTCCAAACGACCACACAACGAAATTAATTTAATAGCGCCAATTCATGATTAATTCTCATGTGCCCAAGCGTACCTGCTGCCAATCATTAAGTTGAAATTCATAAATTTCTTCCTAGCTAGTgctgtacatgcatatatgcacaTGTAGCGACAGTAACATGCACGATAATATGCTATATTTAGTTAGCACAGGAGTGTACTTTATATAAATTTGTGCTTTGCTAAAAGTTGATCAAGATGACTAATTAATCACCAGTGTGATGCACATATTCGTTCTAGACACATGGTTAGGGTAGTTCATTACGTACAGTTTAAAAAATGTATCTCCCTTATTATCATGCACCACATCTTAAGGCCTCGTAAGTATAAACCATATTACAGGTGATTAGTCATTTCAAATGGGTCGGCATTCTTCATGAACCGTTATAGATCGATGATTTGCATCATCTATATGATGGGTCTATGTTCCAAAATCATTATATAGATCGCTAgtacaaaaatcatttttcaagaCAGCCAAAACCGGTTTCTACGTGTAGCTATATGGCCCGCCTGCACCTAGGTGTATGTGAAAATTAATATTGTTCCATGCGGGCAGCCTAATCACATGAAAAACAGGATTTTCGCATACGGTCACCTATACCGATcgcgtgaaaaaaaataatttcggtggaaaaaaataaaaatcccaaaaaaacaCCGAAACCCTAGCTTGTCATCGTCGTCAGAACTGCCACtaacgtcgtcgccgccattgccaccgTCGTCATGCCTGCTTGCTCCCGCCTCCTAATCCCACCGCCGCCATTCCTGAGGATGGAGGCTGTCAAATCTGCATGCCGGTGTTGCTCCAGAGGGCAATGACGGCGGATCCGCTCGCTGGCGTCGCTCCCACCACGAGCTCCCCGCTGCTCCCACTCCCGCCCGCCGTgacagagaggagaggaggaggaggagaggtgaggtgcagaggaagcggaggaggtAGAGGATCCACTACCGCCGAGCTCCCTGCCCGCCAAcgatggagaggagaggaggagtagGAGAGGGGCGGTGGAGAGGAAGTAGAGAAGGTGGAGGATCCATCGCCGCTGAGCTCCCTACCGCtgccgtcgtcaccgtcgctgACCTGAGTCATGGCTAGTGGTCACCTGGTAATTGGAGCCCTGCTCCATGCCTCGCCGCTCCCTTGCTGCGTCCTGCTCAT is part of the Oryza glaberrima chromosome 12, OglaRS2, whole genome shotgun sequence genome and harbors:
- the LOC127757419 gene encoding uncharacterized protein LOC127757419, which produces MSSSHSTWPVLIANFNLPPWLCFTRKYIMLCLLIQGPRQPGNDIDVFLEPVIDELEILWKEGVETWDAYGQENFTLRVLLFCTIYDYPVLGNLSGQTVKGNKACSNCMEHTRSRWLKKSRKMVYMGHRRWLPQRHAFRRKKKIFNGKKELGSAPADLSRDQTKDGLNARLDLQEMNIRSELQPVTDEKTGRVYLPPACHTLSKDEKIAMLSCLADIKVPSGYCRRISKYVKLEDLKLKIIDPEDLDGLQADIVSTLCHLEMYFPLVFFDIMVHLTVHLVKQTKICGPAFMREMWPFERYMGILKSYVRNRAKPEGSIIEGYTTEEAIEFCIDYMAETDPIGVPTSRHEGRLAGVGTTGRKRIVPAQASYAQAHFAVLQHMAEVTPYFEEHLAKVRQDNIGRSDIWINREHGARFNEWFKDRVARSTDGPSEILQRLARGPSWDVDTWQGWVNIRTGVKVDKEGFTLVDLAKVGCADKPFVLAKQVEQIFYIEDPANKKMHVVRDGKRRIVGVDNVVDEEEYNKNLHVRPQIDLDDDPEDEVAYVHSDHSEGISL